gataTTACAATGATATcaggttaaaaaaaatttaacttatcattttatgtaaaaaattttaaaaatataaaaaaatttaagcaaatattaaaatcaaactaaGTATATTAATTCCATTGTCGGGTCCATTCCGGATCCTGTTTTGGGTACAGTAAAAGGATCCTCCTTTTTTCAGTGTACCATTCCAAATGACACTGATCTCCACCTAAAgcaaaacccctaaaccctaaattaccTCAAAAACAATGGCTTTGTTCTCCCGCATCCGTACTTCGGCAACCGCTGCATCTTTCCACCTCCGTCGCTTCTCCATCCTCTCTGCAGACTCACCCACTCCTCTCAGCGCTCACCAGAAAACACGCGCCGCCCTCTGCCTCCTAAAATCAGAGCAAAACCCCGACCGCATCCTCAATATCTGCCGCGCCGCCTCACTCACCCCGACTTTCCACCTCGACCGGATCGCTTTCTCCGTCGCAATCTCCAAACTCTCCGAAGGTAACCATTTCCAATCCATCGATACTTTCCTCCGTGAACTCAATTCACGTCCCGACTTGCAACACGAGCGTTTCGTTTCCCATTCTTTAATCCTCTACGGCCAAGCCAAGATGCTAAACCATGCCTTGACGACGTTTGACGAATTTTACAACAAGGGGTATTGCCGTTCGACGAAATCCCTAAATGCTTTGCTTGTGGCGGCTATTTTGGCGAAGGATTATAAAGAAGCGAAGAGAATTTTCGTGGAATTCCCTAAAAGGTATGGCATTGAACCCAATTTAGAGACTTACAATACTGCAATTAAAGCTTTGTGTGAGTCTGGGTCATCGTCCTCAGTGTATTCCATTTTGGTTGATATGAAAAGCAAAGGGATTAAACCAAATGCTA
This window of the Gossypium hirsutum isolate 1008001.06 chromosome A09, Gossypium_hirsutum_v2.1, whole genome shotgun sequence genome carries:
- the LOC107891814 gene encoding pentatricopeptide repeat-containing protein At1g61870, mitochondrial, encoding MALFSRIRTSATAASFHLRRFSILSADSPTPLSAHQKTRAALCLLKSEQNPDRILNICRAASLTPTFHLDRIAFSVAISKLSEGNHFQSIDTFLRELNSRPDLQHERFVSHSLILYGQAKMLNHALTTFDEFYNKGYCRSTKSLNALLVAAILAKDYKEAKRIFVEFPKRYGIEPNLETYNTAIKALCESGSSSSVYSILVDMKSKGIKPNATTFGTLLAGFYAEEKYEDVGKVLNLMKEHGVSVGVSTYNIRIRSLCMLKKSNEAKALLDGMLSKGIMPNSATYNHLIYGFCREGNLEEAKRLFKSMVNKGLKPDSHCYFTLVYFLCQSGDFETALRFCKESMEKNWVPNFSTMKALVKGLASISKVEEAKELIKNVKEKFSKNADAWDEIEKDLPQ